ttattaatttaagTTAATTCTTCTCTAAAAGTCCTATTATTAATCTATCATAATTATTTACAAAGGATGTGATACATTTGTATCTGTATACCTCAATGCAACTCTATACATATTTAATACAAGAAACAGAATCaagtatttctgtatttttatttgtactaATAAATCCTGTAGGATCTTAAACATTTCACACTCACACCGAACACACATGCACtatgtttcttatttttcttttcccatcTCTTATTCCTGGAAGGGAAAGCTATTTCCAAGGccagcaaacaaaaacacttaattTTCTATTACTCTAAAAGCCTCTCTTTTGCACCAGAGGGGCTCTTTGGATTTGTGCTGCAACTGTCCAGCCCGCAACAAATGACCAAAACAATAGAGTGCAAAGAAACGAGCTCGGTCAAAACAGCACGTACATgataacaaatgtaaaaataggGCTATTATTAAATAACCTTTCTGTTTTAGTGGAATTTATCAACAATTGCTGTGTCTTTTCCATTGTACCTGAATATGTTGGATCACAATAGGCCTAAAGGAAATTTTAAGTTATAATAGAAGATTAAGGATATAAAATCACAGACACATAGCAATCTCttttcagctctgacacactCGCTATCCTAAagtaaacagaaataaattcCTCATATCAACAGAGTGTCTGACCATGTCCTTCTCTTTACTGCAGATGGTAACAAACAGATGTAATCGACACAGGCCTCAATCCTGCAGGTGTTTGAGCTGGTAGGATTGATATTGATGGAGGGTGCTGGCAGGGAATTGAGACGTGATGAGAACatctgctttgctttgcttaCTGGTTCCACAGTGGCTACCATCAGGACCTCGACAGGCTGTCATCACTACGCTGTCAACATCCTTAGAGCACTGAGCCACAGATTTTTGTCATGACGTCTGGGGACAGATGATTTATGATTGATAAAAACTCTATATTTTGCTCAGCTGGAGGAAGTCTGAATGACATCTACACTGGGCCTTTGAATcacattcaaacatttgaatCACCTGTATGGTCGAAATGTGCAGTACTGCAGGATCAATTTTCAAACGCCCTTGTGCAACTAAGACAACAGCGAGCAAATGCCTAGTTTGACTTTAAAGAACAAACACGTTATATCTTATATGTAAGTGAAAAATACGAACAATTTTCAGGAGAATCAACAACAGGGTtgggcttcaaaataaaaacacataactTCCTCTGAGTTCAACCATTGACGTTTGGAGACGCCAGCAGAACAAAGGTCAGGGGGACAAATGGACATTTGTTCATTTAAGCTGTTAAAGAAACAGTATTGATCTAATTGTTCTCCTGTTAGAACAAACCGAGCCTGAAATCAGGATCATTATTCATGATCGACCAATGATTTGCTGTCACACGACGTCTTCTTGCCGGCAAAGCTTTGGGCCATGTGAGGTTAGGGAGGAGCACATTAAACTGCTATTAAGAGATGGTGGCCTCAATGGCCTGGTTTGATGTCAAATGGCAAGATGTACTGATGATCTGCAGAGGAGAACCATGCCTCTCTTTCTTCATGAAAGGGAATggaaaaagctaattttccATCCTTTAGAGGAAGCACTCTCATCCTGGTCTCTAAGAAAAGGAAGATGATTGTTGGCTTGCTTATAATCACAAGAAAACGGTTGTCATTTAGTCTTGAAACCAATAATTGGGCTACTTTCGAGCTTGCAGAGGACGATAATGCACCAACGGAGCTTTGTGCAGGGAGAATTTGGAACAAATGGAACAAACAGAACAAGGGCAGGGAAGTGGGTGATGCTATGTAATCCTGATTCGTGTTGACAGGGCTTTTTGCAGAGAGTCTGGGTCAACATTGGTGTGAATCCAAGCTGACTGCAGCTGTCAGCGAATATTCCAGCTAAGTTTCTAGAGCCAACTAACAGACATGCTGATTGCGAGTCTTAAAGCTGGATTCTCAGTGGATATGTTTCATGCGGAAATGTCGTATCACAGTTGGTGGCATAATCAGGCTCGTTGTAAGAAGATGAGTCACACTGAAGACAGATGTGTCAGAATAAAGGAAGACCAGGGGAAATACACATCATCAACCAGCAGATTGACATTGACACTGTTTGCACAGGGTGCAGATTGAGCCCCTTGCTGAAAGTCAAGCATTGTCAGAATGCCACATGATATCTGCACAAAGTTTTTTGAACTCAGGTGTGTCCTGAGTTCATCCGGCTGGAGTATTTCCTGGTGCCcaacaaaaataattattccAGAAACgttaaaataattacaattaaGGGAATGTTGTGCCAGGTTTGTGATATTTTAATCTAATCTGTAATGTTAACTCACGTTACAGAAGATACAACTCAGGTTGGCCCAGGAAATGTCGTACGCACTGACGTATTCCCACAAAATCCAATAATCATTCTTTTAACTCCTCAGCACGCATTGACCTCAATGGAAATACATGACACATCATTGATTATAGTACAGCCTGCAACTAAAATCCTCAGGTGCTCGGGGTACACAGATATATTGTCAGATGTAATCTTATAGAATTGTAATCCTGCATTTCTACTGTAATGTGaagtacggggggggggggggaaacacctCAGTCCTAACACTTCCGCCACAGGGGCCAGTGCACACAGACTAATGGGGACAATAAGCAAGGGCTCTGATGATGATACATAAACATTTCCAAGCATTGACCAACAAGGCTGCGAGAAGATTTGCATAAGAGGCGACGATCCTCACAAGCTGTTGACAAACTAAACAGCAATGCCATGGGTCAGTTTGGAGAAACATGACTAATCTCATGGCGAAACAATAAGAGTGACACACACCATGCATAGTCTGATAAGACAAAAGGTCAGCGTGTGCAAGTTACTGTCTTCCAGATAATATCTTACTAATGCTGTTCACAGGCGGCAGCTTGttaatctgtctgtgtttgaatgAGACTCTGAAGGCTCTGAAAAATGGTTGTAAAACCAGGTCCTTATAATTCTAAATAATTATTTCAATTCGATGTTCAAAacatttgtaattaatgaaatgtaatgtgatttaagCTTGAAGGTTCACCACTTCTCTGTTGCTTCACATCAAAGAGCAACGATAAAAGCACTGCTCCTTTACTGGCAATATAGAACATGTAAAAGTCAACAAATCCTATAAGTCCATATCTCCCAACATGCATTTAGCTACAAGCCGCAAGAccatttctgtcagacaactcacgttcgatcatgtaatatatttattacaacagatttagtgtttggcgtctaggctccaacttaatcactcccccatatgattacacaggaatgatgggagtgatgagcaaatacttgaggtatgtcacatgatgtatgtcacatgatgtatgtcacatgattggcgcagcgcagctcgggttgcctgccagaactagctcgcaggcgtcgccatatttgtgGCTAAAATACGTATCACAAAGAGCCAGAGCTCAACATGAATGAGACTTTTATAAACATTGAACATTAACATGCTCCTGGTATGTCTGTCAAACATGTGTCCATTCAAGTTTGTAGAAataattttattacaaatatttggCTATTAACAGTACagaaaaaactatatatatttatatgtagtTATGATTTTGTCCTtctatttttaatctatttaagtcctttgtaaattgttttttggattttaatttgatgaatgaataaattaaaaaaacttgtTATAATGGATACTATGGATATAATATTCTTCATGAAAATGTAACTAGCTGGTTTAcgtgttaaatattaaaaacacattcaaatatataaGATGGAATACTTAAGACAAGTCGACTGTACAGATTTATTCACCCGCAAGGCAGTGGAATAAACATGGCTGTCGCCACGTGCTTGTGAGCAAGGCAGGGCACCTCGTCGCATGTGCTCCAGTATGTTTAGATCACCGCAGTAGGGAACAACCCCTCCATGCACATGCCGAGCTCTACTTTGCAGTGCTGCACACGTTTGTTAATACCTTTCCTGTCCTTGAGCGATTCAGACTCAGAGTCAGACCTCAGATGTCAGAGATTCTGTATTCTGTGGAGGTTCAAAAGTTTCCGCTGCACCTCAGTTCCGCACATCCTTAAACCCAGGACAACTCAGAGCTTGTTTCATTGTTCTGTCCTTGTGTTTTGATATATCTGTGGTGAGGGTCTGCTGGAACCTCAGTGCGAAGTGCCATCAAGTGGCAAGCAGTGCTGACCCTCTCAAACCTCTCTTACCTACTCTGCTGATAATGTCACTGAAAGTCAATGCATcccacctgagagagagagagagaaagagagggagggggggtacCTGCAAGGCTCCAGCAGTTTGTCCAGCTCAACCTTTGTTGGCATGGTGACGCTGGTTTTCTGCACAGTGCCAGTGGATAAATTAGTGGCTGTTGCTTTCACTAAGACTCGCTCCCCCCCCAAGTCGACAAATCTTGTGCAAGTGACTGAATCATGTGTGTCGTGCTGTCTGTTCGAGTACTGCAGGGGTGTGCCTGAAGGGCTGAGAAGCTGTGACAGAGCTTTGACTGCTACTTGGGATGCATGGCGAGGGTTCACCTGGCAGCCTTCTTTCCCCATTTGAGCGTTCACTTTATTTTCGACGCCGCTGCTCTGCCACGGCCATACATTGTCTGCTACACCTCAGCAAGGCGCTCGCCTTAAACGACTGTTGAAGGATTTGATTGCAGTCTCCACAGATAATTGATCTGATCGGCTAGAACCTCAAAGCAGCCACGATTTCCCCAGTGGTTTAAGACTGTCACTGTGAGCCCCGCCTACTTAGTTTGACTTGTCCTCTCTGTTTCGAACACCTCCTCTGTCCTAGTCAGTGGTTAATTGTTGACGACTGAAGGAGATGTGTTAGATGTGTACTTggtttgcacgtgttgtcgTGGATGTCCTCCTGTGATAATTAAACTCAGCTTGACAGTAAGCAGACACAGCTTTAGTTGAGTGGAGCTAGATCTAGCAAATGGGACTTCCCATGAAAGGCTTTTCTCCGTCGTGCACTAATTCAAATAGTGAAGAAGGACTTCTTTATCAATCAGCTTGCATTAACAGCTGCATATGTACATATTGTAttaagaaataaatgttttgatgtATTAAAGTAAGGTCTAAGATATGAGACATGTGTAAAGACAAGGAATGTAGTATGAAAGATATCTAATTTCATATGTTGGCAGTGAACTGAATattaatgttttgtgtgtgtgagtgtgctccTAATTTGGTGTGTATGAAAGAGCAgatgttgtttgtctgtttgacaGTATTGTTGCACTGTTTCTAGTGGTAAAAAAGTAAACAGGCATCGAGTCATTAGAGTCACACGGCCTCATTGTAAAACTGTTCGTGTCACATCTGAAAAGGTGAATCTCTATGCCTAAGGGAGGGCATGATGGTAATGACAGTAGCTGATACTATTGTCCTCACCTTCGCCTTGGGATTGTTGAACTCTGACTcagatgttctcctgctcaTCTTAATAGGTTGGCGGCTGAGCCATCGTGTATCATGCCTCTTAACCCTGTGTGCTGAAACAGGTTCATGTCCGACCATGAGCAGGAAAAGTGGTTTAAGATAGCCTGCTTCACATCTTCATCTCTGCCCCAAAGCCCCTTAAATGTGAGGTCAATTATTTAATCTTGAGGGAAGGGAGAAGATGAAAGCTTCAACCGCTTTTTCCAGCATGAAAGTACATGATTCCAAACGCTTGCCGCACAGGAGAGAAGAACTTGGCAAGCACTTCTATcattatttaaattgatttacATGCCAAACATATTCAGTTTCATCAGTTTctcgtaccccccccccccccccccaaaaaaaacaacgttcATATGTTCTTGACAttctcacaaacacagccaTGCATAATCAGGTTAAAGTCAAATGTATGTGTTTCTACCCTGGCCTTCATGTACAACACAGATCTGACTATGAACAGAGGAGGGATCAAGTGTCAAAAACTATTGTTAAACAgattgtttgtaaaaaaaagatttgtagTAAACATGTTCAAATAATTATCTAAAAACCAATAATATCAGCATTGCTCACATTTTAATCGAAAAACACCAATATTTGGAATAAGGCCCGATCCAGATTATTCAAAGCGGATATGCTGTTTAGATGATCTTTTTCCAGTAACAATGCTTTGCAGCTCTCTAGACAGATCCACAGAATAATACAGTAACTCTATAGTGTACAATTAAAtgtattgtgtaaaatacacaATGCACCCCCCCAGcagttgaaaaataaacttaaagtTGTGAACTAGCTCTAGTAGAACTCTTCTGGGCCTCCAAGGTGCATCAGCCCACAACTGTTTTAGGCCAGGGTCATTGCTGTAGGCAGTGAAGTATTATGGATTTGAAGACAACAGATTAACTATGATAACCAATGATACGTTACATGTAAATTACACAAAGCACATGAATTGCGAAAAGTTTTTCTACCCAGTATCATGTCATTTATTAAGCGTTTctcaacaaagaaaacatgcaAGCAAATGGTCTCTTTTTAAAGACACATTCTCAAAGAAATATATGAATCTACCACTTTTAAAAGCAGTGGTCAATATGCTGGATGTTTCCTGTACCTCAGatacacacaattacacaataATTACTTCTGTACAGAAAAACCCTGAGCAGTTACcttcagagaaaacacaacatttaaaataggaAAGCGTCACTCAACGAAagcatttctttaacattaatagtttttttgaCATTACTGTAATTACAACAAAACAGGTAAAGGAAATACAATACAATCGATAGAAGCCTCAAGATCttctatatatttaaaaaatacgaCAAGTTACAATATTTCCTAATGCATGCACAACAATCACATTCACATGATGGCCTGAACAGAATAACTGTATCTACTAACAAAGAAAGTTTGAGCTCTGCTGCCCCATTAAACCTTGCAGTGTTCGGGTTccacttttctctctgctgcctgGTGCTTGAGCTCTATACCAACTATTTTAAACACGAGGCAATCGCACCATTGTTACTGTCGGCTAGGTAATTTCTGTAGATCAATAGTCCCAATGACTCTGACTGTTCGATAACaggtcttcctcctcttcatctcagCTGAATACATTCAATCTCCTCCGTCACAGGCATGGAGGAGGTCCTAATCTCCAGCTCATCCACGGTCTTACTGGGGGCATACGTCGACCTCCAGCGCAGCAGCACTATCTTCTTCAGGTGCTTCACTGTGTTGTTCTTGACGCTCACAAAACAGAAGGTGTTGATCATGCTGTTGCTCATGGCAATGCACTCGATGATGTAGAAGGCCACCAGCGAGTTCTTCTGTCTCGAGATCAGCGTCGGGTGGAAGTCCCTCAGGATGGTGTAGCCGTAATACGGGGCCCAGCACAGGATGTATGCCGACAATATCCCGATGAGGACCATCACCGTCTTGCGGCGACAACGCAGCCGCTTCCGAATCTGCTCCGTCTGGAAACCCGGGACGTTCTTGAACCAGAGCTCACGGGAGATTTGGGCGTAACACATAGCCATGATGATCACAGGCCCCACAAACTCCACGGCAAAAACCGCCAAGAAGTAGGAGCGGTAGTAGGCCTGCTTGTCCACGGGCCAGATCTGCGCACAGAAGATTTTGTGAGTGGTGGGGCTGGTGCCGCCATGAGGGTACATGGTCTCAGAGGCAAAGTAGGCGGAGGGAATGGAGATCAGAATGGGAACAACCCAGACTCCTGTTATCAGGCAGTAGGCGGTTTGGTACTTCATACGAGGCCGGAGCGGATGGACTATAGCCATGTACCTGCAGAACACAGAGACATTATTGCATTGAGGATAaatcatataatatataacacaaTGCAATCAAGCACTCAATGTAACACATTGAGTGCGAGTGGACGCAAGAGATTTTGCTCTGACTCATCCATAGAAGATTGACGTTCAATGCACCATGCTCCATTATTCAGTGAAGTGAATGTTTCATATTGgtaataaagttatttttatgGAGCTTTAGGCCCAAGCTCTAATCTAAATGTGAGACCAATAAAATGGCAATAAATTCGAatgaaatgaatataaataggCTAACATGTTGGatacaaatattatttattttaattttatttagaaataaaatatttagagATTCCAAATACTTcttttttaatacattaaacataatttgtaatttttttttgttgaagcaACTTAAATGAAACATGTACATATAAGGGAGTGATATTTTGCTGCAAATTGCACATATGCATGtttatcagtcccctaaatcaTGTCCGACGTccactgaatttaaatgtggttttgatAAGGGCACTTGGGGAGGCATGCTCATTTTAACGCCATTCTAGTTCTGCATTTACAGAGCTGGAGATGGGAGGTGTAAAGAATAGAAATGGGAGAGGGAGCTTGTTATTCTGGCTCTGATATGATTGGAAACAACtatttaacagtgtgtgtgctgtgttttaCATAATGTTCCAGTTTTTTGACCTTTACttacactgaaataaaaaaatctatcatCTTTCTATCTACTTTAAATTCTCACAGCAGATGAGGATGCTGTGGAATTATATTgtgtataatgtataatgtaatGTGTAAGTATTGAAATTCAGGATATATTCTCAATTAGTGTAATAATAAAATTGATTAGTGGCTAAGACATGTGATTGAAATGTATCTTTTAATACTtcaaattaatacaattttCCTTGTCTCGTCAACATGGTCAAAATATTAATTTCTGATGTTTTCCTACTCAGTAATTTCAAAGTACCCTTCAATAAACCCTTGAATGTGTAACATTTGAATGTAGGTGATCTGCTTCTAGTTTGGCCGCAGTGagtaagctgctgctgtttgttaaCACCTGAATGCTCCAACAGTCAGAGGAAAAGTATAGACTTAACAATAAttcattgtcatttttttttggggCAACCCTCCCCTGCCTCAGCGTTGTGTTTCAGGCTCAAAACAAATAACACTCTTGCTCAAAAAGCATCTTAAAAATCTGAGCCGGGCTCCTTAAGACTCCTTGGGTGTTAAGAGCACTCATGctcagagagagaagcagtGTTATTATGGGCTGTGTTACTATGATCGGTTCCTCTCAGAGGCAGTGCAACAAACTCTGCTGTTGTTTCTCCAGTGgccttttcagtttctgtgaataTAGACGTTTTTCACCGCAGATATTCTGTGATAGCGGGAGAAGCACAGACTACGGCTCCGTTCTTCTCAAGAGAACGCGAATGAAACCCAGCCCAACCCAATCATTCAGCATATTATTTTGACCTGACCCATTCTTTGATGGGTCAAGATTTCTGCTGGCCATTTGTGTTTCAGGACtgttttttcctctgtcctctgactGATGGAACATGCACATGCCCACCTGAGCCCTGTTTTTCTAAGGCCCCCTGACCCACATCTGAGGGAGGGGGTTGTTTCCTCACTTTTTATTGTTCCTGTTCCTTCATGAAACTGCACAGAAAACtacaggaaaatgtccatacTTCAGGGTTCACGTCTGAAATCAGCTGAATATAACTTACGCTCTAATAAAAGCACTGCAGGTGTCTTGAATCAAGCCATGTGGACTCAAATTTAATATGCttcaattttatttacattagGCCAAATCCAAACATAGATTAACTCAATTTACTTTTCATAGTAACTCCGACAAAATtatacagaaacacaacagttccctCAACGAGCAAATACAGAGCAAAAATGACTCATTGTGGGGATGAGTGCGATTTCTTTTAATCTTGACCCATTCTCTAGAGTCTTTTAATATTAGATATTTCTGCATAGAAACTACATGTTTACTTGTTTTACACACGTATTAAGAATGTTTCAACCTGTGCCAGAGCTCTACATTCACATAGCTGGCAATGATagagaaggaaacacaaatgaaCTCAAGAAACCTGTTGCATGCTGAGCCGAGTAGCAGGGGAGCTGATTATATGGGTAACTCACAATCAAAAATGAATCAAGGCACATGTTTGTGGTCTCTGAAGTTCTGGCGATAGCGTGCATACatttattaacaataaaaaaaaactaaatctgaacACTCAAATATAAGTGGCAGCACGGTGCCAAGAAAGGGATTTGAAACACTAATGGAACAAGTGGCTGTGCAGCAGTACAAAGTCGAACCACTTTGACTAAGCTTGCAGTATAACATGCTCATAAAAGCCATCTTCATTCAAAAGAACCAGATCAAATCTTTTGCCTGTTTTAAATATCAAAAATCTTAGTTTATCTCTCATGGACATCGATAATGTCAAACAAAGACCTGAGACAATATTGCAGGAATAAATGCTACAGCTGTAGAGCAGTGTGATTATCCAGGCAGTGACTCATTGAATTGAACACGAGGGCTAGCTCACAGGGACATACCAACAAGACTCACCTGTCGACGGCGATGGCGAGCAGAGCGTTTGTGGACACGTAGAGGGACACCGTCCGCAGGTAGTTGACGGAGGAGCACAGAACCAGGCCGTGGCTCCAGGAAAGCTGTTTCACCACGTAGTAGTCCACCAGGAACGGGCAGCACACCACCGCCACGATGAAGTCTGAGATGGCCAGGTTGGCGAGGAGCAGGTTGGTGAGGTTGCGGAGCTTCTTGTAGCGGGTCAGCGTGGCAATGAATATGAAGTTTCCCATCCCACAGACGAGCATTATGCAGACGAGGACCGTTCCAATAACAATGGTGGCCACAAAGAAGGCCTGGCCCTTCGTGGTGTCTGGGATGTCATCAGGAGAGATGCCGTAGTCCGTATCGTAGCTGTCCATATAGTGATCGATTTGTCCTGTTGGGTGAATCTTCTGCATCTCTGTATACGCTGCGACCAAGTGGCTGATGTTGGAGTCCCCCATGTCTTGGTACACGCTCTTATTTTGGTTTAAAGGAACAAACAGATCCAACACATCAGGTGGAAATTCTCATGGTTTCCTCAATTCAGTTGTGTGAGCACGTAGGACAGCGTGTCCATGGCTAAGTCATCAGCAGCACCTATTCACTTGGAACAGGAAGTTCCAATTTCAACGTTACTCATTCAAAAGCAACAGATCATCAAAAGAAATGACATGTGAAGTCGTTATCATGCTGGCATGATTGACATTTCTGCAATATTTTTTTGATAAAGCATTCCTGGCTGAGTTAATTATATCAAACAAAGGTCTTTGTGTTATTGATGAGGTCAGAGAGCCAACGTCTGAGAGGAGGCTCAGGGGGTTGGCAGGGCTGCAAAGGGGGTCACTTAAACCCAATCGGCAAGCAAATCAGCTAACTAGAagaataaagattaaaaaaaacatttaaaagaacaaaTTGAACCGATAAAAACGAATTTGTTGCTTcacaaaacaattaatttgTTTGTCGACGTATCAAAAACCAAGACAGCAAGACATGATCACAGATTTAAAATCCTGATCTTTGAAATCTGATGTATTTCTAGGTAAAATGCACCTAAGTTACTCTCAAGGACGTCACACACACGATATTAAATACATAGTAGtgccaataaaataaaataaagaagcaCCTGCTGAGCTGGATTAAAAATGGGACTAAGGGCAGAATTACGCTGCAGGGGGTCTCCATTTGGAGTATTAAGCTCTTCATCTCAGAAAGGAAAGAACAAGTAAATCTATATTTAACAGCATGTAAAAGCTGATTCTGTCGTTtcctttgaaaaaaacaaaaataatcaaaacacaacacaaatcttAAATATTTCAGACACTTACCAGAAAATGTTAGCGGATGCTCCTTCAGCGCGAGACACAGACGGGTTGATAATTATATTTTCTCTGTGTATGTCAGATCCTGTATCAcccctgcaaacacacatacatacactgcttctgctgctgctgatgctgctgctcctgctggacCGCTTCATtcctgtgaggagagagagagagagagagtgagagagagagagagagagagagagagagagagagagagagagagagagagagagagagaaaagaaaaagttgccgtttttttctcctcctctgcctgacGAGCGCTCAGAGGAAGGAACCACATGTAACATCTCTAATCGTGTGTGAGAGAAGATgctctgtgggtgtgtgggtgggtgggtggtcACAGGATGTGAAATCAGTCGAAAGTTAGGTGCGTGTCTATAAATAAGAAGCAGACTGTGCAGCGGATGATCTTTAGCTTTGTATGATTGAAGAAAGATCAACGAAAACTTTGCCAATTAACATCTACCGAAAGGAAACATCTTCCTGTTAAGCTGCTAAAAGCTTTGGTTACGCACTATATGTTCAAAAGGTATGAAACAGAGCTGCTTTCACATCTGAGGTGCGTGTGTCATCTTTTACATGTATGAGCGTCACAGTGAACTTCTCTACAGATGGAGATGTTGACTTGATCCCACTGAATGATGCTTTTAGTCCACCTTCATTATATGGATGACCTTGTAGAACTGCTaaactaaaaaacacatttttaatttacagtGAGCAAACACTTGGCTCACATACAGCAGATATGCAAAACTAACACAGGACTACCAGGTGAATCGACTGCACCCCTCTTGTATAAGCTCCTATTCATCCCCTGAGGAAATGATCTTCCTGTTAAGCTGCTAGAAGCATGAATGTTTTCAAGGACTTTAGCTGCAGCCCCCTcgtaaaatgtctggaaaatgtcagagggAACTCGCGTGAGAATACAGGCAACAAAATTCACAACAACATTTCTAATATGTGTCTGATACATGTAGAAGACGCCAAAGAATATGTCAACCTGAAATGACgacaagattcaagagctttttgtggttttcatatgtgaaaggaaaatgtcctgaaccAATTTCCATAGTTCATGTCGGAAACAACGTAAATTTCGACCCCAATGCGCTGACCACCTCCAGTAGCATTTCATTAACCCAGTCCTTTCCACTTCCCAATTGTTGCTGTGGACATGTCGGCGAGTAGCTAGCTCTCATGTAAATAAGCAACATGCACGAAGCCAAGTAGCGTTTTgcattttgttatatttgttatCCTGTAGGATAAGAATCTTTCCCTTCACGTTTCCTTATGAGTTAAATATTAACGGCATTGCTTACTGTTATCAGTTTTCCATCTGAATTTTGCAGCTGCAGGTAAATTTCTCcctcatttgaataaaattgaGATATTCCAACTTTATAattctctcttttatttcacATCTCTGCTCACTCATGGCTTGATGTACTTTGTTTTGCAAGGTCTGTGATACGTTCCAGAGATATACATTTGTGCAACCAAGAAAATGAATGGGGACAAATGTTGGGCCACATTACACTTTGctcactgtgactgtgtttgCTTCACTGCACAGTAAACGATGTGGAGAAATCAATTTCATGTGCGTCTGAGTTTGTGGAGGgaaaaataatttgtaaaaGGAAACACGCGACAAAGTGTGTTTCAATCGTTCACATACTCTACATCAACTCCTgtgtaaaaatgttttgaattgCTTTGCCCCTATTTCTCCTTGTGTCCGTTATCATGATATTGAAGTTGTAAAAATTCGTCTTCAAATCCACACTACAGTTCTGAACCTC
The Platichthys flesus chromosome 12, fPlaFle2.1, whole genome shotgun sequence DNA segment above includes these coding regions:
- the prokr1b gene encoding prokineticin receptor 1b, giving the protein MGDSNISHLVAAYTEMQKIHPTGQIDHYMDSYDTDYGISPDDIPDTTKGQAFFVATIVIGTVLVCIMLVCGMGNFIFIATLTRYKKLRNLTNLLLANLAISDFIVAVVCCPFLVDYYVVKQLSWSHGLVLCSSVNYLRTVSLYVSTNALLAIAVDRYMAIVHPLRPRMKYQTAYCLITGVWVVPILISIPSAYFASETMYPHGGTSPTTHKIFCAQIWPVDKQAYYRSYFLAVFAVEFVGPVIIMAMCYAQISRELWFKNVPGFQTEQIRKRLRCRRKTVMVLIGILSAYILCWAPYYGYTILRDFHPTLISRQKNSLVAFYIIECIAMSNSMINTFCFVSVKNNTVKHLKKIVLLRWRSTYAPSKTVDELEIRTSSMPVTEEIECIQLR